tgtttgttgttcttaagtacaaagctacacaatgggctattcgtGGGGGACAGTTAAGTTTTGCAAAATTTCTACATAAACCAAATATTCTATAGAATTCTATAGCAATAACTAAAAAGTTGTACAGAATATTTTTGTGAGGGCGAAAATACAAGTTCTATATACAAACTTTACTCAACAGAAGCCATCAAACTTAATGCCAATAAAAACATATTAGGTAAGTTACTTGAGATAGAATGGTAAAAAGCATACAAAATTATACGGTTCAGGCTAGATCCCACTCTCGTATTAGAAGCTGAATCTACGgaaggtaaaatattatttttgtgttttatagtaaGCTTGACAGTAATAAAATCAGGGTGAATATTAGTGATGCGAACTTGTTCGAGAGCTAAAGAAGTAGTAATAAGCTATGTCATGGAGGTTATTAgactatttatttttaagataggAAACTAACCTGTGAATTAAATCTTATTactattttgatatatttgataGTTTGTGTGTGTGCGAATGTGCTAATTTGAAGGTATTTCTTATAAccataatatttgaaattaactctttgaatatttaatttggtATTTTTTATCTGTTCATTTATTATGCTGGTAAATATATTAAAGCTACTAAGTATACAAAAACATTGACAGATTCGTTCCTGATCTTGGTTTGATAAGGTTAAGCGTAATAAAGCGCCATCGTACTATTAGCTTGGGGGCAAGGCGCGGCTAGACAATGCTTATCAGCGTGTGTCAAATGAGAATGAAATTCCTATCAACAGTATCAGGCTTTCGGCTCAAGTTCATACCAGCCCCCACTTAACCCAGAATCACGGACACCAGGAAGGAAAATAACAGTGATAATTGATATAAAAATGACCGAGCTCTGGAGCTACACAACAGATCAGACACCTTGAGTCAACTGTTAACTGTCGGGTAACATTCTCTTTCTATAAACCATGATTAAGGTAAGGAAACCTACATACACGTAATATTCTATAAACTGTTCGAATAACACAGAGCTGCTTGGAAATTGCGATTGCTGACTTATTCTTATTCGAATTTTCCAATTCATAGCTTTATCATCATAACTGACattaaaactgatatatataaattagacATAATAGTTTACTAAATTATATTATGGAGGGAGATATGTACGACCACACTATGAACGATATAAAGGGGTTACACTCTTGTCCATATTTATGACATTAAGATAAACAGGTTTAAGTATTTCCTTGATACATCtgcatatttttttcaatcaATCGTACTGAAGTTAGGAAGGTGAGAGTGAAAGTCAGTATTACAATATACACCCACTATATGTGTCTGTGTTATTAAGAAATGGATTATTTTATTTCCACTGGTTCTTTCactttgttttctcattctaacaTCAGATTGACACTAGTGTGTTAGGCCTCAATGTTGATGTGTGCTAATTATTCAATTTCCAGATTGCAGTTCTCGCCATGTGTGTGGTGTCAGCCACTTGTGGATACGTGTCACCGTATTCTTACGCTCCAGCCAGATACGCCTATCAACCAGATGTATATGTAAGTAACAATTCccagtcattattattattgatattttttagTTTTGGTAACGATATTAGCTGCTTTGATATTGTACCTCTCCATGTATCAGTGATTCACTTTAGCTCTGTATTAATCAAttcgtattttttatttttcagttactaAGGTGTTATAACGAATCGTTGTTGATTGCAGTGAAAATTAGTATCACTACAGTTTTTGGTCATTATTACTTGAATGATAAAATCAATAATTAATGCATTATTATTTAGCTTTAGTATcctaataaaactgtttaatgatCAGGTACAATCTTATACATTTTCTCCCTGTGTGTTCTCTGTGAAGATTTGTTTATTGGAtaagtattaaaatgtaaatttcacaAGTAAGAACTTAATAAAATACGTTCTCCACAGGCCAAACCACAGCCATATAACACCGGCTACGACATCCAAAACGAGTACGGTGACCGCCAGTGGCAACAGGAGCAAGGTGACGAGTACGGCAACAAGCAAGGTTCCTATGGTTACAGGGATGCTTATGGTATTAGTCGCCAGGTGGATTATGTTGCTGACAAAGGTGGTTACCGAGCTAACATTAAAACCAATGAACCTGGTACCGCCAATCAGAACCCTGCTGACGTCAACATCTACTCCGACGCTGCACCTGTGAAATATGACGCACATCCTTATGGCTACGCTCGTCCTGCTGCCTACGCCTATGCTCGTCCTGCTTACGGCTTTGCCCGTCGTGGCTACGGCTACGCTAGACCAGTCTACAAGTACGCTAAACCTGCCTATGGTTACGTTCGTCCTGCTTATGGCTACGGTCATCGTCGTGTCGCTTATTAAAGCCAGAGAAAGTCTACCAGTCATACATACTAAGTACAACTATACATGGAAGAACACTACTGATTTATGTTTGTCAACTGAAGCCCGGGTTAAGCGGTATTCTTCTTGTCGTAAAAGAAGTTAGCGGTTTATATAAGTTTGTGCTTTATACGTGTCTAACGAAGGAAGAAGTCCTGCCTGCAGTtggaaaatgataaaatatattatccaCTGTAAGCATGTCCTGTTGTAAAATGATGAACATTTCTTTCTGTAGCTGTTGCATGCTTGCTcattgaaaaattatattatagtaataaacgtttttattttgttcttcatatCTTGTTGTGATTATTAGAACTAGATTATAATCGAAAATATCCCtgaatta
Above is a genomic segment from Tachypleus tridentatus isolate NWPU-2018 chromosome 11, ASM421037v1, whole genome shotgun sequence containing:
- the LOC143231535 gene encoding uncharacterized protein LOC143231535, coding for MIKIAVLAMCVVSATCGYVSPYSYAPARYAYQPDVYAKPQPYNTGYDIQNEYGDRQWQQEQGDEYGNKQGSYGYRDAYGISRQVDYVADKGGYRANIKTNEPGTANQNPADVNIYSDAAPVKYDAHPYGYARPAAYAYARPAYGFARRGYGYARPVYKYAKPAYGYVRPAYGYGHRRVAY